A genomic stretch from Octopus sinensis linkage group LG14, ASM634580v1, whole genome shotgun sequence includes:
- the LOC115219496 gene encoding zinc finger protein 135-like isoform X2, which produces MYAFQPLYAMGNPQFNFTPPTSATPGLPTMPPNGQHLHTNHLHHHSMKRSSGMSTCCGSSSSSSGGQNPSTLHNQTSDQPTISSPPPSSSAASPPIKSSTPSTSSISSPTTTTTSSVEQRSGTGITSHSHSHHYNTTTGGGGSGGGSSTTKPYKCQVCRKGFARRSTFNSHERTRDSEKHFNCAYCSKAFPKRDRLRSHELTHTGIRPFACPDCPRAFSQRTSLDNHRRTHTGEKPFICFYCSKAFAQRANLDNHKRIHTGERPFCCFFCGKCFSQRATLMNHERTHFTNKFNNHQSNGIIANNNNEDNASENGNNGSNSSTPAMPFFPGPDMVVFPPRPGLTMNNSNISPEQCATSPSSQHRVQSAGSTSTKPSADPSSSPSSSATPNNSSHLGSGKASFGSFSSHHLNNEQRSRSDNQNNDRSSSSSTPTGTSGGPTVPFSFNSNAMFSRRMNMNHLGSNHCIGNNIIDPIEQRIHARSLKTFDCSICSKAFSQKASLDNHLRTHTGVKPFTCSFCCKAFTQRASLDNHRRIHTGEKPFNCDICQRAFSQRATLKNHEKTHTGSSSRAFSNRSSVGGSDTEGGGSSGGGRSGRNRGGSGSGSGGSTSTPTETFSTTGSRHHLSRNESKANGSSSSAGNATSTSGGGSSGSGNSSGRAGSGSSSNNTGSSNNNNNNSNAGSGNSSNHHSSSDHTGSGAVSSSGHGHHQQQHHHSSHQPPPLESNTTSNNSNSNNTNPHHQQQHPHHHPPPHHSNSHQHPSHHHHHHHQHQQAPPPQPHPPPPPQQQHHHHHPHSSHHHHRDSQPLTLKQQSSSIISKWVSSTCLQQRGSSNGIDSNFGWPATPLAPRWSTGWADAPNANPCGVLHNKQRDLS; this is translated from the exons ATGTATGCATTTCAACCGTTATATGCAATGGGGAATCCTCAGTTCAATTTTACCCCTCCTACGTCTGCAACTCCAGGGTTACCAACGATGCCGCCAAATGGCCAGCATCTCCATACCAACCATCTGCATCATCATTCAATGAAACGCTCATCTGGAATGAGCACCTGttgtggcagcagtagtagtagcagtggtggacAGAATCCTTCAACTTTGCATAATCAGACGTCTGATCAACCAACAATATCTTCACCACCTCCCTCATCTTCAGCGGCATCGCCACCCATAAAATCTAGTACTCCATCAACCAGCTCTATTTCATcaccaacaactacaaccactTCGTCAGTGGAGCAAAGAAGTGGGACAGGAATTACTAGTCATTCCCATTCTCATCACTATAACACTACCAC cggtggtggtggcagtggtggtggtagcagtactACTAAACCTTACAAATGTCAAGTCTGCCGGAAGGGTTTTGCACGAAGGTCAACGTTCAACAGTCATGAGCGAACAAGGGATTCAGAAAAACACTTTAACTGTGCATATTGTTCAAAAGCATTTCCAAAACGAGATCGTTTGCGATCGCATGAACTCACACATACGGGCATCCGCCCTTTTGCCTGTCCAGATTGTCCACGTGCTTTCAGCCAGAggacttcgcttgacaaccatcGTCGCAcacatactggagagaaaccctTTATCTGTTTCTATTGTTCAAAGGCGTTTGCCCAGCGGGCTAACTTAGACAATCACAAGAGAATTCATACTGGGGAACGtccgttttgttgttttttttgtggaaAATGCTTCTCTCAGCGTGCAACCTTAATGAATCATGAACGAACCCATTTTACAAATAAGTTTAATAACCATCAGAGTAATGGTATCATTGCTAATAACAACAATGAGGATAATGCCAGCGAAAACGGCAACAATGGAAGTAACAGCAGCACTCCCGCAATGCCGTTCTTTCCTGGTCCAGACATGGTTGTGTTTCCTCCGAGGCCTGGACTCACAATGAACAACAGCAATATTTCACCTGAACAATGtgctacatcaccatcatcacagcaTCGAGTTCAGTCAGCAGGTTCTACCTCAACAAAGCCATCAGCAGatccatcatcgtcaccatcgtcatcggcAACTCCAAATAATTCATCTCATCTAGGCTCTGGCAAGGCGTCTTTTGGCAGTTTCTCTTCTCATCATCTGAACAATGAGCAGAGATCTAGATCTGACAACCAGAACAATGATCggtcttcttcatcatcaacaccaaccgGAACTTCTGGTGGTCCAACTGTACCATTTAGTTTTAACTCTAACGCTATGTTCTCACGACGTATGAACATGAACCACTTGGGTTCTAATCATTGTATTGGCAACAATATTATAGATCCTATTGAACAGCGTATTCATGCACGCAGTCTAAAAACATTTGATTGCTCAATATGCAGCAAAGCTTTCTCTCAGAAAGCAAGTCTTGACAATCATCTGCGCACCCACACAGGTGTTAAGCCGTTTACCTGTAGCTTCTGTTGTAAAGCTTTCACTCAAAGAGCCAGCTTGGATAACCATCGCCGTATTCATACCGGCGAGAAGCCGTTTAACTGTGACATCTGTCAGCGTGCATTTTCTCAGCGAGCAACCCTAAAAAATCACGAAAAGACCCACACAGGTTCCTCATCACGAGCATTTTCTAATCGTagcagtgttggtggtagtgacaCTGAAGGCGGTGGAAGCAGCGGTGGTGGACGAAGTGGACGAAATCGAGGAGGAAGTGGCAGCGGCAGTGGGGGGAGCACGAGTACCCCAACGGAAACGTTTTCTACTACAGGAAGTAGGCATCATTTATCAAGGAATGAATCTAAGGCTAATGGTAGTAGCAGTTCTGCTGGCAATGCTACATCTACTAGcggaggtggtagtagtggcagtggtaacaGCAGTGGCCGTgctggtagtggcagtagtagtaataatactggtagtagtaacaacaataataataatagtaatgcagGTAGTGGAAACAGTAGCAATCATCATTCAAGTAGTGACCATACTGGCAGTGGTGCTGTCAGCAGTTCTGGCCATGgacaccatcaacaacagcatcatcattcaagccatcaaccaccaccattgGAAAGTAATACGACcagtaataatagcaacagcaacaacactaacccacaccatcagcagcagcatcctcaccatcatccacCACCGCACCATAGTAACAGCCACCAACATcctagccatcatcatcaccaccatcatcaacaccaacaagcccctccaccacaaccacatccaccaccacctccacagcagcagcatcatcaccatcacccacacagtagccatcaccatcatcgagaTTCACAACCC
- the LOC115219496 gene encoding zinc finger protein 135-like isoform X1, with the protein MYAFQPLYAMGNPQFNFTPPTSATPGLPTMPPNGQHLHTNHLHHHSMKRSSGMSTCCGSSSSSSGGQNPSTLHNQTSDQPTISSPPPSSSAASPPIKSSTPSTSSISSPTTTTTSSVEQRSGTGITSHSHSHHYNTTTGSGTSGGGSSTTKPYKCQVCRKGFARRSTFNSHERTRDSEKHFNCAYCSKAFPKRDRLRSHELTHTGIRPFACPDCPRAFSQRTSLDNHRRTHTGEKPFICFYCSKAFAQRANLDNHKRIHTGERPFCCFFCGKCFSQRATLMNHERTHFTNKFNNHQSNGIIANNNNEDNASENGNNGSNSSTPAMPFFPGPDMVVFPPRPGLTMNNSNISPEQCATSPSSQHRVQSAGSTSTKPSADPSSSPSSSATPNNSSHLGSGKASFGSFSSHHLNNEQRSRSDNQNNDRSSSSSTPTGTSGGPTVPFSFNSNAMFSRRMNMNHLGSNHCIGNNIIDPIEQRIHARSLKTFDCSICSKAFSQKASLDNHLRTHTGVKPFTCSFCCKAFTQRASLDNHRRIHTGEKPFNCDICQRAFSQRATLKNHEKTHTGSSSRAFSNRSSVGGSDTEGGGSSGGGRSGRNRGGSGSGSGGSTSTPTETFSTTGSRHHLSRNESKANGSSSSAGNATSTSGGGSSGSGNSSGRAGSGSSSNNTGSSNNNNNNSNAGSGNSSNHHSSSDHTGSGAVSSSGHGHHQQQHHHSSHQPPPLESNTTSNNSNSNNTNPHHQQQHPHHHPPPHHSNSHQHPSHHHHHHHQHQQAPPPQPHPPPPPQQQHHHHHPHSSHHHHRDSQPLTLKQQSSSIISKWVSSTCLQQRGSSNGIDSNFGWPATPLAPRWSTGWADAPNANPCGVLHNKQRDLS; encoded by the exons ATGTATGCATTTCAACCGTTATATGCAATGGGGAATCCTCAGTTCAATTTTACCCCTCCTACGTCTGCAACTCCAGGGTTACCAACGATGCCGCCAAATGGCCAGCATCTCCATACCAACCATCTGCATCATCATTCAATGAAACGCTCATCTGGAATGAGCACCTGttgtggcagcagtagtagtagcagtggtggacAGAATCCTTCAACTTTGCATAATCAGACGTCTGATCAACCAACAATATCTTCACCACCTCCCTCATCTTCAGCGGCATCGCCACCCATAAAATCTAGTACTCCATCAACCAGCTCTATTTCATcaccaacaactacaaccactTCGTCAGTGGAGCAAAGAAGTGGGACAGGAATTACTAGTCATTCCCATTCTCATCACTATAACACTACCACCGGGAGTGGCaccagtg gtggtggtagcagtactACTAAACCTTACAAATGTCAAGTCTGCCGGAAGGGTTTTGCACGAAGGTCAACGTTCAACAGTCATGAGCGAACAAGGGATTCAGAAAAACACTTTAACTGTGCATATTGTTCAAAAGCATTTCCAAAACGAGATCGTTTGCGATCGCATGAACTCACACATACGGGCATCCGCCCTTTTGCCTGTCCAGATTGTCCACGTGCTTTCAGCCAGAggacttcgcttgacaaccatcGTCGCAcacatactggagagaaaccctTTATCTGTTTCTATTGTTCAAAGGCGTTTGCCCAGCGGGCTAACTTAGACAATCACAAGAGAATTCATACTGGGGAACGtccgttttgttgttttttttgtggaaAATGCTTCTCTCAGCGTGCAACCTTAATGAATCATGAACGAACCCATTTTACAAATAAGTTTAATAACCATCAGAGTAATGGTATCATTGCTAATAACAACAATGAGGATAATGCCAGCGAAAACGGCAACAATGGAAGTAACAGCAGCACTCCCGCAATGCCGTTCTTTCCTGGTCCAGACATGGTTGTGTTTCCTCCGAGGCCTGGACTCACAATGAACAACAGCAATATTTCACCTGAACAATGtgctacatcaccatcatcacagcaTCGAGTTCAGTCAGCAGGTTCTACCTCAACAAAGCCATCAGCAGatccatcatcgtcaccatcgtcatcggcAACTCCAAATAATTCATCTCATCTAGGCTCTGGCAAGGCGTCTTTTGGCAGTTTCTCTTCTCATCATCTGAACAATGAGCAGAGATCTAGATCTGACAACCAGAACAATGATCggtcttcttcatcatcaacaccaaccgGAACTTCTGGTGGTCCAACTGTACCATTTAGTTTTAACTCTAACGCTATGTTCTCACGACGTATGAACATGAACCACTTGGGTTCTAATCATTGTATTGGCAACAATATTATAGATCCTATTGAACAGCGTATTCATGCACGCAGTCTAAAAACATTTGATTGCTCAATATGCAGCAAAGCTTTCTCTCAGAAAGCAAGTCTTGACAATCATCTGCGCACCCACACAGGTGTTAAGCCGTTTACCTGTAGCTTCTGTTGTAAAGCTTTCACTCAAAGAGCCAGCTTGGATAACCATCGCCGTATTCATACCGGCGAGAAGCCGTTTAACTGTGACATCTGTCAGCGTGCATTTTCTCAGCGAGCAACCCTAAAAAATCACGAAAAGACCCACACAGGTTCCTCATCACGAGCATTTTCTAATCGTagcagtgttggtggtagtgacaCTGAAGGCGGTGGAAGCAGCGGTGGTGGACGAAGTGGACGAAATCGAGGAGGAAGTGGCAGCGGCAGTGGGGGGAGCACGAGTACCCCAACGGAAACGTTTTCTACTACAGGAAGTAGGCATCATTTATCAAGGAATGAATCTAAGGCTAATGGTAGTAGCAGTTCTGCTGGCAATGCTACATCTACTAGcggaggtggtagtagtggcagtggtaacaGCAGTGGCCGTgctggtagtggcagtagtagtaataatactggtagtagtaacaacaataataataatagtaatgcagGTAGTGGAAACAGTAGCAATCATCATTCAAGTAGTGACCATACTGGCAGTGGTGCTGTCAGCAGTTCTGGCCATGgacaccatcaacaacagcatcatcattcaagccatcaaccaccaccattgGAAAGTAATACGACcagtaataatagcaacagcaacaacactaacccacaccatcagcagcagcatcctcaccatcatccacCACCGCACCATAGTAACAGCCACCAACATcctagccatcatcatcaccaccatcatcaacaccaacaagcccctccaccacaaccacatccaccaccacctccacagcagcagcatcatcaccatcacccacacagtagccatcaccatcatcgagaTTCACAACCC